A genomic segment from Phragmites australis chromosome 6, lpPhrAust1.1, whole genome shotgun sequence encodes:
- the LOC133922448 gene encoding 26S proteasome regulatory subunit S10B homolog B-like — MADGEDAATARRRAAIADYRKKMLNCRELESRVSTVRESLKNAKRDFTKTEDDLKSLQSVGQIIGEVLRPLDNERFIVKASSGPRYVVGCRSKVDKEKLTSGTRVVLDMTTLTIMRTLPREVDPVVYNMLHEDPGNVSYSAVGGLSDQIRELRESIELPLMNPELFLRVGIKPPKGVLLYGPPGTGKTLLARAIASNIDANFLKIVSSAIIDKYIGESARLIREMFGYAREHQPCIIFMDEIDAIGGRRFSEGTSADREIQRTLMELLNQLDGFDELGKVKMIMATNRPDVLDPALLRPGRLDRKIEIPLPNEQGRMEVLKIHAAGIAKHGEIDYEAVVKLAEGFNGADLRNVCTEAGMAAIRAERDYVVHEDFMKAVRKLNDAKKLESSAHYSTDFGKE, encoded by the exons ATGGCCGACGGGGAGGACGCCGCCAccgcgcgccgccgcgccgccatcGCCGACTACCGCAAGAAGATGCTCAACTGCAGGGAGCTCGAGTCGCGCGTCAGCACCG TGAGGGAAAGCCTAAAAAATGCTAAGAGGGACTTCACAAAGACTGAAGATGACTTGAAGTCTCTGCAAAGTGTGGGACAAATTATTGGAGAGGTTCTGCGCCCTCTTGATAATGAACGTT TTATTGTTAAGGCTAGCAGTGGTCCACGATACGTTGTTGGTTGCCGAAGTAAAGTGGACAAGGAGAAGTTAACTTCTGGAACACGTGTTGTACTTGACATGACGACCTTGACAATCATGCGCACTCTGCCACGGGAG GTGGACCCTGTGGTGTATAACATGCTGCATGAGGACCCGGGAAATGTCAGTTACTCTGCCGTAGGCGGGTTGTCTGATCAGATTAGGGAACTCAGGGAGTCCATTGAGTTGCCTCTTATGAACCCTGAACTCTTTCTTCGAGTGGGAATCAAGCCTCCTAAG GGCGTTCTACTATACGGTCCTCCAGGAACTGGGAAGACACTACTGGCGAGGGCTATCGCTAGTAACATTGATGCCAACTTTTTGAAG ATTGTGTCAAGTGCTATAATTGACAAGTACATTGGAGAAAGTGCTCGTTTGATTAGGGAAATGTTTGGCTACGCGCGTGAGCACCAA CCATGTATTATCTTCATGGATGAAATTGATGCCATTGGTGGCCGAAGATTTAGTGAGGGAACTAGTGCTGATCGTGAGATCCAGCGGACATTGATGGAGCTCCTTAACCAGTTAGATGGATTTGATGAGCTTGGGAAG GTAAAGATGATCATGGCAACTAACCGACCTGATGTTCTTGACCCGGCACTCCTGCGTCCTGGACGCCTAGACAGGAAGATTGAGATTCCACTACCCAACGAGCAAGGAAGAATGGAAGTCCTGAAAATTCATGCAGCTGGTATCGCCAAGCATGGGGAAATTGATTATGAAGCCGTCGTGAAATTAGCTGAA GGTTTCAACGGGGCTGATCTCCGGAATGTCTGTACTGAAGCTGGTATGGCTGCAATTCGTGCAGAGAGGGACTATGTAGTTCATGAAGACTTCATGAAG GCTGTGAGGAAGCTAAATGATGCAAAGAAGCTGGAATCCAGTGCGCACTACAGCACAGACTTTGGCAAAGAGTAA
- the LOC133922449 gene encoding C2 and GRAM domain-containing protein At1g03370-like, whose amino-acid sequence MARPLAVGPSGAGPAEPRGRDAPMLLRVHVIEARGLRAIYPNGSSDPYVRLQLGRRRVRATTVVKRSLSPVWDEEFGFLVGDVAEELVVSVLNEDRFFSTDFLGRVRVPLAAIMETEDLSLGTAWYQLQPRTGGKFRRKRRGEICLKIYLSVRATICDDAHNALPQLIDDIASSSQRSVETNDSSLSAAASSLDLSACGGMDQASRSSADLLTQTIVEQRAPRIARSPSCVSTGQSILLEPEDDDSATANTSSVVEVMSRYFRKSADAAHSVTSDPLSIDQLRDAQMNSESLENGKNGTVPEVSLDELLKIMGSKDQIREMPGNLPGGVLVDQSYIIAPAEMNSLLFSPNSDFWPAVAEVQGTNGFQIEPWKHESNENCLKRTLTYTKAASKLVKSVKATEEQKYLKATGNSFAVLSCVSTPDVPCGTCFKVEILYCIMPGPQLPSEEQTTQLIVSWRLNFVQSTMLKGMIENGTKQGLAEGYSQFSEILSRKIKIVELDDANNKDKILASLQTQKESNWKLVARFLGTFAFIFSLSTALYIITHLHLAKPNMVQGGLEYFGIDLPDSIGEVVFCIILIVQGHNIFKVGRRFLHAWKQRGSDHGVKAHGDGWLLTIALIEGRDVVGAGTPGLPDPYVVFTCNGKRKTSSVKYQTSDPKWNEIFEFDAMDDPPARLDIVVYDSDGSLIETPIGQTEVNFVKNNLSDLGDMWLTLDGRFAQGHQPNLHLRIFLDNSRGTEVVMNYLEKMGKEIGKKMHLRSAQTNSAFRKLFSLPPEEFLIDDFTCHLKRKMPLQGRLFLSPRITGFYSNIFGRKTKFFFLWEDIDDIQVVPPKLATVGSPSLIIILCKDRGLEARHGAKTLDPQGRLKFHFQTFVSFNDAHRIIMALWKMRSSGLVQKGDMIDKEPELKELPCEEGSLLANEDVNMSEVYSVVLSVDVSALMEMFSGGSLEHKVMEKVGCVDYSPTEWELVNRNIYQRRISFRFDKTSSKYGGEATTTQQRYNLPNRNDWVIEEVMTLQGVLHEDYSSIQIKYHMISTPLRPNTCSIKVLLGIAWLKGTKNQKKATKNVMSNSTNRLREIFSEVEKEIASRKGAS is encoded by the exons ATGGCGAGGCCGCTGGCGGTGGGCCCGTCGGGCGCGGGTCCCGCGGAGCCCCGCGGCCGGGACGCGCCGATGCTGCTGCGCGTGCACGTGATCGAGGCGCGGGGGCTCCGGGCGATCTACCCCAACGGCTCCAGCGACCCCTACGTGCGGCTGCAGCTGGGGCGGCGCCGCGTGAGGGCGACGACGGTGGTGAAGCGGAGCCTCAGCCCCGTGTGGGACGAGGAGTTCGGGTTCCTCGTCGGCGACGTCGCCGAGGAGCTCGTCGTCTCCGTGCTCAACGAGGATCGGTTCTTCAGCACCGACTTCCTCGGGCGCGTGCGGGTGCCCCTCGCCGCGATCATGGAGACGGAGGACCTCTCGCTCGGCACCGCGTGGTACCAGCTCCAGCCCAGGACCGGCGGCAAGTTCAGGAGGAAAAGGCGCG GTGAAATTTGCCTTAAGATATACTTATCGGTTAGGGCCACCATTTGTGACGACGCACATAATGCCCTGCCGCAACTTATCGATGATATAGCGTCCAGCTCGCAAAGGTCAGTTGAAACAAATGACTCGTCCTTATCAGCTGCTGCTAGCAGCCTGGATCTGTCAGCCTGTGGCGGCATGGATCAGGCATCTCGTAGTAGTGCGGATTTGTTGACCCAAACCATCGTGGAGCAACGAGCCCCTAGAATTGCAAGGTCACCATCCTGTGTCAGCACAGGACAATCCATTCTTCTGGAGCCTGAAGATGACGATAGTGCCACTGCTAATACATCATCAGTAGTGGAGGTCATGTCTCGATACTTTCGGAAATCTGCTGATGCTGCACATTCTGTCACATCAGATCCCCTGTCCATAGACCAGCTTCGCGATGCACAAATGAATTCTGAATCTCTTGAAAATGGCAAGAACGGCACAGTGCCTGAGGTTAGTCTTGATGAACTACTGAAAATTATGGGGTCCAAAGATCAAATTCGTGAAATGCCAGGAAACTTGCCTGGTGGCGTGCTGGTGGACCAATCTTACATTATTGCACCAGCTGAAATGAATTCTCTGTTGTTCTCCCCAAATTCAGATTTCTGGCCAGCAGTCGCAGAAGTTCAAGGAACAAATGGGTTTCAAATTGAGCCCTGGAAACATGAGTCCAACGAGAATTGTTTGAAAAGAACATTAACTTATACAAAAGCTGCAAGCAAATTAGTTAAATCTGTTAAAGCTACAGAAGAGCAGAAATACTTGAAGGCAACTGGAAACTCTTTTGCAGTTTTGTCTTGTGTTAGCACTCCTGATGTTCCCTGTGGTACTTGTTTCAAGGTGGAGATATTGTACTGCATAATGCCAGGTCCCCAGTTGCCATCTGAAGAACAAACCACACAACTTATTGTAAGTTGGCGTCTGAACTTTGTTCAGAGTACGATGTTGAAAGGAATGATCGAGAATGGGACAAAACAAGGCCTTGCAGAAGGATATTCACAGTTTTCTGAAATACTGTCCcggaaaattaaaatagttgaACTTGATGATGCTAATAACAAAGATAAGATTTTAGCTTCATTGCAGACACAGAAAGAATCAAACTGGAAGTTAGTTGCCCGTTTCCTTGGGACCTTTGCGTTCATATTCTCTCTCAGTACAGCACTGTATATCATTACACATCTTCATTTAGCCAAGCCCAATATGGTGCAAGGGGGGCTTGAATATTTTGGTATTGATCTTCCAGATTCTATTGGAGAGGTTGTATTTTGTATCATTCTGATCGTTCAGGGGCATAATATCTTCAAAGTCGGTCGACGCTTTTTGCATGCCTGGAAACAACGTG GTAGTGATCATGGGGTCAAAGCTCATGGCGATGGTTGGTTGCTGACTATTGCACTTATTGAGGGAAGAGATGTAGTGGGCGCAGGTACACCTGGCTTGCCTGATCCTTATGTAGTTTTTACCTGCAATGGAAAGAGGAAAACTAGCTCAGTCAAATATCAAACATCCGATCCAAAATGGAATG agatatttgaatttgatgcGATGGATGATCCTCCAGCAAGGTTGGACATCGTTGTGTATGATTCGGATGGATCATTGATTGAAACTCCTATTGGTCAAACAGAAGTCAACtttgtgaaaaataatttgtcAGATTTGGGTGACATGTGGCTTACGCTCGATGGAAGGTTTGCCCAAGGCCACCAGCCCAATTTACACCTACGGATCTTTTTAGACAACTCGCGGGGGACCGAAGTTGTTATGAATTATCTGGAAAAGATGGGGAAAGAAATTGGTAAGAAG ATGCACTTGCGCTCTGCTCAGACAAATTCAGCATTCCGTAAGCTCTTTAGCCTTCCTCCAGAAGAATTCCTTATCGATGATTTCACCTGCCATCTAAAACGGAAAATGCCACTTCAG GGGCGACTCTTTCTTTCCCCAAGAATTACTGGATTTTATTCGAATATATTTGGCCGGAAAACtaaatttttctttctttgggAAGACATTGATGATATCCAAGTTGTTCCGCCAAAACTAGCAACAGTTGGCAGTCCATCCTTGATTATCATCCTTTGCAAGGACAGAGGTCTGGAAGCCAGGCATGGTGCGAAAACATTGGATCCTCAAGGAAGACTGAAATTCCATTTCCAGACATTTGTTTCATTCAATGATGCTCACAG AATTATTATGGCACTTTGGAAAATGCGGTCATCGGGTCTAGTACAGAAGGGTGACATGATTGATAAAGAACCAGAACTAAAGGAGCTTCCCTGTGAAGAAGGTTCTCTATTGGCGAACGAAGATGTTAACATGTCAGAAGTCTACTCGGTAGTTCTTTCTGTTGAT GTCAGTGCCTTGATGGAGATGTTCTCCGGAGGCTCACTGGAACACAAAGTGATGGAGAAAGTCGGTTGTGTTGACTACTCACCAACAGAATGGGAGCTGGTAAACCGTAACATATACCAACGGCGTATCAGTTTTAGGTTTGACAAAACCTCATCAAAATATGGAGGGGAAGCAACGACCACTCAACAAAGATATAACTTACCGAACCGAAATGACTGGGTCATTGAGGAGGTGATGACACTCCAAGGCGTCCTCCACGAAGACTACTCCAGT ATTCAGATTAAGTATCACATGATAAGCACTCCCTTGAGACCGAACACATGCAGCATCAAGGTGTTATTAGGGATTGCCTGGTTGAAGGGCACTAAGAACCAAAAGAAGGCTACAAAGAACGTCATGTCGAATTCTACCAACAGGTTGAGGGAGATTTTTTCAGAAGTTGAGAAGGAGATCGCATCAAGGAAAG GTGCCAGCTGA
- the LOC133923223 gene encoding pentatricopeptide repeat-containing protein At3g02490, mitochondrial-like — protein sequence MLRAALTSGGGRGRHLPALLPHHRLLSGSSIAALFSQPSPPADPSAAIQSAGVDLSHADTIPALLLDPDLAGNYPAASRFFSWAASLPASAAALNSKSFNSMLQLAAANGDADRFWSLVASMRSKGYGISKPAFRAASESFRAKDMARDADLLQEAYAAHARNAAAAEVCKVLRAQDKDESSKLTMLSELGVEVTDELVALVMEKVGQLPRQAMVFFRWVEQLAGAGISWGKVYNAMARALGREDCIEEFREVLRKMRGKGLQMDRDVYVTVTHRFLKRKMVEDAVDLFRFMTGRPEKLSTEDFVFLLKKVVLTGDLDLKLVTRVVRYYRNAGNEVKASAFDAVLKSLRSVGRLGASGRVLRAMEEGGFAPDCADHKKAVLAMCNAANLEEAHKYLANVEESGYKLGPKIWSCLVQKYSLGENVDKAVSCFHEMFERSDNEDMGSALEVLVSGLYKKKGAKEAFKVLKNLVSEKAVVPWQTTYKYLIHKLIRQGYQKEAFEVLSLMKSNGFPPFIDPCIAQISKSGTVDDALGLLNAMSSKAFPSRTVYVHLFQALFKEGRHEVAQQLLSQSPASIQNHADVCDIFDRMKLEEPAAAALADG from the coding sequence ATGCTCCGCGCCGCCCTCAcctccggcggcggccgcggccgccaccTCCCAGCTCTACTcccccaccaccgcctcctctccgGGTCCTCCATTGCCGCCCTCTTCTCCCAGCCCTCCCCGCCTGCGGATCCCTCCGCCGCGATCCAGTCCGCCGGCGTCGACCTCTCCCACGCGGACACCATCCCCGCGCTCCTCCTCGACCCGGACCTCGCCGGGAACTACCCGGCCGCCTCCCGCTTCTTCTCCTGGGCCGCCTCCctccccgcctccgccgccgccctcaACTCCAAGTCCTTCAACTCCATGCTCCAGCTCGCCGCCGCGAACGGCGACGCCGACCGCTTCTGGTCCCTCGTCGCCTCCATGCGGTCCAAGGGCTACGGCATCTCCAAGCCCGCCTTCCGGGCCGCCTCCGAGAGCTTCCGGGCCAAGGACATGGCCAGGGACGCCGACCTGCTCCAGGAGGCCTACGCCGCGCACGCCAGGAACGCGGCGGCCGCGGAGGTGTGCAAGGTTCTCCGGGCGCAGGACAAGGATGAGTCCTCGAAGCTGACCATGCTGAGTGAGCTAGGCGTTGAGGTGACTGATGAGCTGGTTGCATTGGTGATGGAGAAGGTGGGGCAGCTCCCGCGGCAGGCGATGGTGTTCTTCCGTTGGGTGGAGCAGCTGGCCGGGGCAGGGATCAGTTGGGGCAAGGTTTACAATGCGATGGCTAGGGCTCTTGGACGGGAGGATTGCATCGAGGAGTTCCGGGAGGTCCTGCGGAAGATGCGGGGTAAGGGGCTTCAGATGGATAGAGATGTGTATGTTACTGTCACCCACAGATTCCTCAAGAGGAAGATGGTTGAGGATGCGGTGGACTTGTTCCGGTTCATGACGGGCAGGCCGGAGAAGCTCTCAACAGAGGATTTCGTCTTCTTGTTGAAGAAGGTTGTGCTGACTGGTGATTTGGATCTGAAGTTGGTGACGAGGGTCGTGCGGTACTATCGGAATGCGGGCAATGAGGTGAAAGCCTCGGCCTTCGATGCTGTTCTCAAGTCGTTGAGGAGTGTAGGGAGGCTTGGGGCGAGTGGCAGAGTTCTGAGGGCGATGGAGGAAGGTGGCTTCGCACCGGATTGTGCTGACCATAAGAAAGCTGTTCTTGCAATGTGTAACGCTGCGAATCTGGAAGAAGCACATAAGTATTTGGCTAATGTGGAAGAGTCTGGGTATAAGTTGGGTCCAAAGATATGGTCTTGTTTAGTTCAGAAGTATTCTCTTGGTGAAAATGTTGATAAGGCAGTGTCATGCTTCCACGAAATGTTTGAAAGAAGCGACAATGAAGATATGGGTTCTGCTCTTGAGGTGCTGGTTTCTGGATTATACAAGAAGAAAGGAGCAAAGGAAGCATTCAAAGTTCTGAAGAACCTGGTTTCAGAGAAGGCTGTGGTTCCTTGGCAAACTACTTACAAGTATTTGATCCACAAGTTGATTCGTCAAGGGTATCAGAAAGAAGCATTTGAAGTGCTAAGTTTAATGAAAAGTAACGGCTTTCCACCTTTTATTGATCCATGTATCGCACAAATTTCAAAGTCCGGGACGGTGGATGATGCCCTGGGTCTGCTGAATGCAATGTCTTCGAAGGCATTCCCATCAAGAACAGTTTATGTGCACTTGTTTCAAGCTTTGTTCAAAGAAGGGAGGCATGAAGTTGCACAGCAGCTGCTTTCCCAGTCTCCTGCTAGTATCCAAAACCATGCTGATGTTTGTGATATTTTCGATAGGATGAAGCTTGAAGAACCTGCTGCAGCAGCTTTGGCAGACGGTTGA
- the LOC133923224 gene encoding uncharacterized protein LOC133923224: MAAAGEPGAAKWEGFGNGNGLRVWPTLHHPAETPNPAFHPAETPNPAATVSGALTVFGGRRHCEPFLSPAEVGDADAEPSFTVIWTARSPRKVIAFAFSSRGERWRALPSLDCFVWRRHRSPFSCPINAVWNRRHYAHGRFYWVDCFPAGRWLVLDARTMELAVVVIPSPAGFWEEHVAVVEGQDGKVGMFAHDFYHADGKAKLHYCTIEQDGEDGDAPRWQLQKTIPLPWPTAHGRPFCVRGTANGCLILEVSDEKPAFMASYRNRDAELFKIDVKNFQVERICKARRAGECCWPYFGFPPFLSLPTV; the protein is encoded by the exons ATGGCGGCGGCAGGGGAGCCGGGAGCGGCGAAGTGGGAGGGGTTTGGAAATGGAAATGGGTTGAGGGTTTGGCCGA CACTTCATCATCCGGCCGAGACGCCCAACCCGGCCTTCCACCCGGCCGAGACGCCCAACCCGGCCGCCACCGTCAGCGGCGCGCTCACCGTATTCGGCGGCCGGCGCCACTGCGAGCCCTTCCTCTCACCGGCAGAGGTCGGCGATGCGGACGCGGAGCCGTCGTTCACCGTGATCTGGACGGCGCGGTCTCCGAGAAAGGTTATCGCTTTCGCCTTCTCGTCGCGCGGCGAGCGGTGGCGCGCGCTCCCGTCGCTGGACTGCTTCGTCTGGAGGAGACACCGGTCGCCGTTCAGCTGCCCCATCAACGCCGTCTGGAACCGGCGGCACTACGCGCACGGCCGCTTCTACTGGGTGGACTGcttcccggccggccggtgGCTCGTGCTCGACGCCCGAACCATGGAGCTCGCCGTCGTGGTTATTCCGTCGCCAGCCGGCTTCTGGGAGGAGCACGTCGCCGTCGTGGAGGGCCAGGACGGAAAGGTCGGTATGTTCGCGCACGACTTCTACCACGCCGACGGCAAAGCCAAGCTCCACTACTGCACCATCGAGCAAGACGGCGAAGACGGTGACGCGCCACGGTGGCAGCTGCAGAAGACAATCCCACTGCCGTGGCCGACGGCACACGGACGGCCATTCTGCGTCAGAGGCACGGCAAATGGATGCTTAATCCTTGAGGTCAGCGACGAAAAGCCGGCGTTCATGGCAAGCTACCGCAATAGGGACGCCGAGCTGTTTAAGATCGACGTCAAGAACTTCCAGGTGGAGAGGATATGCAAGGCGCGGCGCGCCGGCGAGTGTTGCTGGCCGTACTTCGGCTTCCCGCCATTTCTGTCCTTGCCAACTGTTTGA
- the LOC133922450 gene encoding putative F-box protein At2g02030, with product MEYNNDDLDKQNEGKESQVYVPQDAQGIVLAFLPGRVVAKFRSVCKFWRDCVEEPSFVDRHLNNAFRFHQSIACFTSLDRGLVHMYTFDPTTMNFRSVELVFSNRFHISVPCNGLVCAYDLKGDAEVLNPITRKHLRLPVSELKSRSFCSEYFVGFVHSTKEYKVVSVRHRVRFLTLEICTVGTLSWRTVRESAELLKTTKAVIVNDGMYWLLLDEASSSLSREILMLNLTDEKFSKIATPDAVKDHVLELFEGEGKLLLLSTRSDGSNNTVSDIWVADLTHQDWVHLETLAPRVPVGMSPIFMRKMKIFIGNQKRLICVDLLDGTVSYIDMPSGESLVSCGMFVESFAPAVTGLMSSAASPCGSRLTESSSADPGPSFRGTGSPSTGPGQPFYLTGWPSADLEQSFKRAKRTINMEWKTYSKLGVRGLVYG from the coding sequence ATGGAATACAACAATGATGATCTTGATAAGCAAAATGAAGGAAAAGAATCTCAAGTATATGTTCCTCAAGATGCCCAAGGGATTGTTCTTGCTTTTCTGCCTGGTAGGGTTGTTGCCAAGTTTCGCAGTGTGTGCAAGTTCTGGCGAGACTGCGTTGAGGAACCTAGTTTTGTGGACCGTCACCTCAACAATGCTTTCCGCTTCCACCAGTCCATTGCTTGTTTCACCTCACTTGATCGCGGCCTTGTCCACATGTACACATTTGATCCCACCACGATGAATTTCAGAAGCGTGGAACTTGTGTTCTCAAATAGGTTTCACATATCAGTCCCCTGCAATGGCTTGGTGTGTGCCTATGATTTAaaaggcgatgctgaggtcttGAATCCAATAACAAGGAAGCATTTGCGGCTGCCTGTTTCAGAACTCAAGTCGCGTTCTTTTTGCTCTGaatattttgttggatttgtgcaCTCGAcaaaagagtacaaggtggtcTCTGTCCGTCACCGTGTGCGGTTCTTGACATTGGAAATATGCACTGTTGGGACGCTGTCATGGAGGACAGTTCGTGAATCTGCAGAGCTTCTAAAGACAACGAAGGCAGTCATTGTTAATGATGGCATGTATTGGCTACTTCTTGATGAGGCATCCTCCAGTTTGTCTCGAGAAATCCTGATGCTCAACCTAACAGATGAGAAGTTCTCAAAAATTGCTACCCCAGATGCTGTAAAAGACCATGTTTTGGAACTATTTGAGGGGGAAGGAAAGCTTCTTTTGTTGTCAACACGTTCCGATGGATCTAATAATACAGTCTCAGATATTTGGGTGGCGGACTTGACTCATCAAGACTGGGTCCACCTGGAGACACTCGCTCCCCGGGTGCCTGTGGGCATGAGCCCAATTTTCATGCGCAAGATGAAGATCTTCATTGGCAACCAAAAGAGACTCATCTGCGTGGATCTTCTGGATGGTACAGTTTCCTACATTGACATGCCTTCTGGCGAGAGTTTGGTATCTTGTGGCATGTTTGTGGAGAGTTTTGCACCTGCTGTGACAGGCTTGATGAGCTCAGCTGCGtcgccatgtggttctcgtcTCACCGAATCATCCTCAGCAGACCCTGGTCCATCTTTTCGTGGCACTGGATCACCCTCGACAGGCCCTGGACAACCTTTTTATCTCACTGGATGGCCCTCAGCTGACCTTGAGCAATCTTTTAAGAGAGCAAAGAGAACAATAAACATGGAGTGGAAAACATACAGCAAACTAGGAGTACGTGGATTGGTCTATGGATAA
- the LOC133920664 gene encoding peptidyl-prolyl cis-trans isomerase FKBP16-1, chloroplastic-like codes for MLHLQFDRFMFSGGFIMLCLYSVILSTVDQFSGESKPVTLPLAGKEMIRGLKDVLISMKVGGKRRALIPPEVGYIDETLKPIPEEFGPRRSLLSHAKEPLVSEVQLLKVL; via the exons ATGTTGCATTTACAGTTCGATCGATTCATGTTTTCTGGTGGCTTCATCATGCTCTGCCTGTATTCTGTAATTCTCAGCACAGTAGACCAGTTCAGCGGCGAGAGTAAGCCGGTGACGCTTCCACTCGCCGGAAAAGAG ATGATTCGAGGCCTGAAAGATGTCCTAATCAGTATGAAGGTCGGAG GAAAGAGGAGAGCTCTAATTCCTCCAGAAGTAGGCTACATCGACGAGACCTTGAAGCCCATACCGGAAGAG TTTGGACCAAGGAGGAGTCTGCTGTCACATGCCAAGGAGCCACTGGTGTCTGAGGTTCAGTTGCTGAAGGTCCTGTGA